GTTGAAATCCAGCTGAATACTGGCCTCCAGCTCATTGGGGCTATTCTGATTCTGCACCCAGAATGTTCTCACCTTCTCCAAAGCCAAAAGAGGCGTATGGAAACTCAGCTCCTGCCCCGCCGGAATCTTGTATTTCTGTTCTGCGTGCTTCAGTAAGTTTGGCGTGAGTTCTGCCTGGTACTTGGTAGACGGGGCAAAAGGCTTGGTGGGCGAAAACACCAGTTCGTCTGGTCCGGCCCATTTAAACTTGCCTTCTACCGCCGGCGTGAATTTGATGTAAGGCACCGTGTCCCATTTGTTCAGCAGGGAATCAGACACCAGGCGTTTGTCAAAGGTGAACACCAGGTTCTGCTCCTGCGCAATCTCCTCTTCAAAGTTATTCTGGTCCAGCCGCAACTCATCACTCTTCCCTCGGCAACTGAACGTACACAAAAGAATAAAAACGCCCAGTCCCTGCAGGACTGCACGGAAAGAAGGGAAGGTCACAGAAGGCTTCATGCAAGTAGGAGAAGGAAGGGTTTCGTCTTCTAAACTTACAAATAGTCTGGTTTATTTGACGGGAACTATATAGAATAATTCTTTTGGCGGAAGAGGACTTGTCAGCAGTCTCTATGAAGGCTTATCGTTTTTGGCTGATTTCCCCGAAATAGCCTAAAAACGGCTTTAGAGATAACACTTCACCCGTCATTTCTTAGGTATAAGTGAGATCAGAATGAGGTTAGGGCCCGGCTTATATGGTTTTCATCTCAAAAAAACGAGGACTTTCTGAGAAGTTTAACCTAGCTAGCTTGCTGTCTGTAAATCATGTGCAAACAAAAAAGCCACTTACAAGTTTTACGTTGTAAGTGGCTGATTGTCAGGTGGGCCCACTTGGAATCGAACCAAGCACCTACTGATTATGAGTCAGTTGCTCTAACCGAATGAGCTATAGGCCCGTCCAAACCGTTTCTTTGATTTGGGAGTGCAATTTTACAAATTTGTACGTTAGAAATCAAAACAAAACGTACTCTCTCCGTGGACTTTTCTTCAATTAAAAATATCATCTTCGACTTGGGCGGTGTCATCATTAACCTGGACTATGCCAAAAGTACCGACGCCCTGCGCGCATACAGCAAGGCCAATGATCAGGTAGCCTTCAGTCAAAAAGCTCAGTCTGAACTCTTTGACCAGTATGAGATGGGCCAGATCTCTTCTAATGAATTCCGGCAGATGCTCAGAAAAGAGTATGACCTGGAGGCCACCGATGCCCAGATAGACGAAGCCTGGAATGCCATGTTGCTGGATATTCCGGCGGAAAGAATTGAGTTATTGCGGGAATTGGGCAAGCAGTACAAGCTGTATTTGCTCAGCAATACCAACGCCATTCACATGTTGGCCTTTAATGAAATCATTGCTCAGAGTTTTCAGATACCCAATCTGGATAGTTTGTTTGACCAGGTATACTACTCGCATTTAGTGGGCAAGCGCAAGCCAGACGCCGCCGTGTTTGAGCAGATTTTAGCGGAGAACGGCCTGAAGCGAGAAGAAACCCTCTTCATTGACGACAGCATCCAGCACATTGAGAGCGCCCACAAATTAGGCATCCAGACCCTGCACTTGGCGCCACCGCTCACCATCAACCAAGCGTTAACAGAAGCCCTGCCTGCCCATGAAGGGTAAGGTAGTTCTGCAGGTATTGCTGTTTCTCCTCACGCTGGTCACCACCACGTTGGCGGGCGCAGAATGGCAGACCGGAAAGCTTTTCTTTTTTGATGCCCAAGGCGGTTTTAGCTGGGGTGGTGATTTTACGCGTGCGCAACTCTTGCAGGGGCTGGCCTTCTCGCTGCCCTTTCTAGGCGTTCTCACAGTGCACGAGTTTGGCCATTATTTCACCGCCAGGTATTACAAGGTGAACGTGACCCTGCCCTACTACATACCGCTTTGGCTAGGCATAACCGCTAGCATTGGCACCATGGGCGCGTTCATTAAGATCAAGGATCGCATCTTCTCCAGAAAAGAGTTCTTTGACATTGGCATTGCCGGGCCTTTGGCAGGATTTGCCGTAGCCCTGCCCCTGCTGTGGTACGGGTTCACCCATTTACCGCCCGCAGAGCACATATATTCCATCCACCCAAAGTACCTGCTCTACGGCAACCACTACGCCGACTATGTGTACCAGCAGGGCGGCAACCTCTTCCTGGGCCGGAACCTGCTGTTCCTCTTCTTCGAGCGTTTCGTAGCCGACCCGGCATTGCTCCCCAATCGCTATGAGCTCATGCACTACCCGTTCCTGTTTGCCGGGTTTCTATCCCTGTTTTTTACGGCGCTCAATCTACTTCCCATCGGGCAGCTAGACGGCGGACACATCATGTACGGGCTGTTGGGGTATGAGCGTTTTAACCGGCTCTCTCCCATTCTGTTCGCGCTTTTTATTTTCTACGCTGGCCTGGGTTTGATTCCCGCTGAGATTCCCTTGCAGGAGAGTTACTGGATGTGGGGTGGCTATCTAGTATATTTGGTGATCGTGTTTAAGCCGTTGTTCCCGCAGCTGAAGCAAAGCCTGTTTCTGGTGGCTGGCGTGTTTCTGGGGCACGTGACCATGGCCTTCTTCTTCCCCGGAGTACAAGGCTACAACGGATGGCTGGTCTTCGGGCTTATTCTGGCTAGGTTCATGGGCGTCTTCCACCCTCCCTGCCCCGACGAACGTCCTTTAAGCAACTCGCGCAAATGGCTGGGATGGTTAGCTTTAGTAGTATTGATCCTTTGCTTCAGCCCCGCTCCATTTATTATCGATTGAATGAGTAATAGCCCGCAAGCGCCCGTTTAATGTGGAAATTTGAAGATGTGAAAATGGGTTGCTTCGTTTTTGTGCTGTTTTCAGGAAAAGAGGCCAAAAACGAAGCATGATTTATATGTTAATGAAACTTATACTATGAAGGTGCTTACTAAAATCCTTTTTGCTTTTCTATTGACCACTGCACTGGGGGCATGTGGCAATGAACGGAAGCAGGGCGCTTCCAAAGAAACCATTGTGCGCTATCCTAGCGGTGCTGTCAAAACCAAAACACAACTGCTGGATGGGGTTAGTCTGTATAAAATGACAGAATTTTATGAGAACGGTAAGCTCCATGGCGTTCAATACACAAAAGATGGAAAGAGGGACAGTACTTTCTTGGAACTTCAGGAAAACGGAGACACCATCATGGTAGCCTCAGCTAGAAATGATGAGCCGCATGGGGAAGTCATTGAGTATTTCCCAAATGGCAAGCGGCACAAAGTGATGCATTATGCAGATGGCGTTGCAAATGGGATGGTGGAAAGATATTTTGAAAATGGTCAAAAGGAATTTGAGCTAAATCATAAGAACGGCAAATTTCATGGCATCATGAAAGTCTATAACCAAGACGGCTCCTTGAAAGAAGAAAGACTTTATGAAAACCATGTAGAAATCTGGCGTAAGGATGCGAAAGGGTTACGCATCAATCCTAAAATAAACACCTCACACCTGAGCCCGCTGGTTAAATAAGGACTTCTACCAGTTTAACAATAACCATGCTCCCTTAAAACAAGAAATCCCCGTTTTTAGGCTGTTTTCTGGAAACGACTCTTGCCTTAATTTGCTTTCTGTTAAAGGAGTAGGTCTTTAGTTCGAATCCAAATGGGATCACTAACAGCAAGAAAGGATGCCATCAGACTATTTAAGCAACTGACTCATAATAAGTAAGTGCCTGGTTCCATTTAAAGTGGGCCCGAGCATTTTACGGTGGGAATAGGGAATTTCTCTCTTTTGTAGAGAAGGGCAAATAGTAGAATAGCAACTTCATTCAATTCTCATCCATTCCGCCTTACGCAAAACAACAAATCCCCGTTTTTGGGCTGTTTTCATGAAAACAGCCCAAAAACGGGGATTCGGCTTAAATGGCTTAACTCTTTACTTGGCCTCGTTAAAAGCGATAATGCCGCCCAGCACGTTGCGCACGTTGGTGAAGCCTTGTTGTTTAAGAATGGCCTGGGCCGTAGCAGAACGGGCACCTGAGCGGCAATGGATTAAGATTTCCTGGTCTTTGTATTCTTCCAAATCAGCGATGCGCTCAGGCAAAGTGCCTAAGGGAATCAACTGTGAACCGGCAATGCTTTGCTCTTCGTGCTCCCAAGGTTCGCGCACGTCTAAAAGAATGGGCGTCTCGTTGTTGGCCAGGCGTTGCTTTAGTTCGGCGGCGGTTATGTCTGTTACAATCATAGCTGTAGAATAAGTTTAGTGGTTTTGACTTTGTCTTTATAGTAGCCTTTCAGCAAATATACGCCATTGCGCAGACCTTGTACAGTAATTGGCTGTCCTTGGCTTACTCTCTCTAGTACCAATAACTTTTGTCCGGTGAGGGAATAGACTTCTACGCGATCAAAATTCTGCGTGAACGTGAGCTGGCCCTTACTTGGATTGGGGTACACCCAGCTGTTAGAAACCAGTTCCGCCTCCTCAAAACTGCTGGTGATCGTGCCAGACACTACCGGGCGCATGAGCAGAGCGCCGTTAAAGCCAGTCAGGGATTCCCAGGAAGTAGTGCCGTTGGTGTAGAAGATCTTGCCGTCAGCGTTTTCATTCAGATCAAAGCCCACATTCACAAAGGTAGAGCCGTTGGGCTGGCGGTAGCCCACGTAGAAGCGTCCGTTCACCAGCTGCTGTTGCTTCAGGTCAATCTCCAGCCATTGGTTTAACTCCGTGGCCGCCGGTATGGTAAAGGATTGTTCATAAAACGGTTGCTCTGCAGGTTTTCCGTTGACGTCTTTCCATACCCGAAGCGAGAGGGCCGTACCCGGCACGTTGTTGCCGGTAAAGAAGAAGCGCACTGCATCCAGCCTATCTGGCTTGCTCAGCTCAAACTGATAGGCAACCTGCACCGCGCTACTGGACGGGAAACTGAAGCCTGCTTCTGCCGTGCCGTCATCATAGGCGTAAAAATCCTGCAGATGCGTTTCTCTGGTGATGGTGTCATTGGTGAGCGTGAGGGTATTGGGTTCTTTGGTGATCAGGAAGAACGTGGTCTGTAGAGAATACGGAAGGCTCTGGCTGCTCAGGAAACTAGAATTGGGCATTCCTTGGATAGACAGCGAGGCTTCTGCATTGATGGGCGCGCTGGCCTTGAGGAAAGTGTCTACGGCCAGCGTGGTCAGATTCTGGGTGAAGCCCCGCCAGCTGATGGCCGCCGGCAAGCTGCTGAAGTTCCGGATGCTGGTACCCACTTCGGTTCTGGTCTCACCCTCTGGATTTACTAAAAACTGCCAGATGGGCATGGCGGTGTACCGGCGCAGCAAGGAAGCTATGGGCTGGGTAATGGCCACGTCCAGGTTATTCAGGATGCCCTGGCGTCTATCCTTATCTAGTTGCACGTAATCAAGGTGCCAGACATCCCGGATGGCCGCTTGGTTTCCGCTACTCACCCACCTGAACTGGAATCCGTCAAAGAAATAAGCTGGCTCTTTGATGGCCTGCATCACCGGTGCAAAATCTGTGCTCCTGCCGGTGCCTCTCTGGGTCCAGACGGTGGTCCAGGTGCCGTTGGCTTGTTTGAACTCTAGTTGTAGAGAAAACTGGGTACCACTGGAAAAATTAGGCGCATCTAGCAAACCACCGGCCTGCCAATAAAAGCTTAAATACAGTGAGTCTTTGGGAGCCAGCTTGCCCAGATACAATGGCTTGGAGGTGAGCGTATCTGTTGGTCCTACAGCGTTGATGCCGCCATACGGCTGACCATTTGCTTTTAGTCCGTCAAAGGTGGCGGCAAAGATGGTGGGTGCGTTTTTGGCGTATCGGTTGGTGACGGTGATGCCGCCTCTGTTCACCCAACGGGTAGGATCTGGAGCACCTTCGGCTTTGGAGAAATCATCAAAGAACGGCAAGGATAGCGTATCGCCGGAGGCAAGGGTTTGAGGGGTTGTTGTCCCCTTCTTGGAAAAATTTGCAGGTGGAGACTGATGCGTGAGCGGAGTTAGTAGTTGCGCTTGCGTTTGCCACCCAAGACCCAGTATCACTACAAGCATCAGTCCTTTCCGCATAGGTTTCTATTTATAGCTTTGCCTTCTCTAACGTGTGATGAAAGAACTTATTCTGCACCTTCCATTTATCGCATTTATGAATCTAGCAGCGGTTTTTGGCTTGTTGGTGATGACACCAACAAAGGCAAAGGGAAGCGTAACCCCATGTACCGTTTTTCATCAGTAATGCCTCCGTATTGCCCTCTCTTTCTGTACACTACACAATCCAGCGTTTTTGCCGTATTTTCCAGAAAACAAGCCAAAAACGAATACTAGAAAAGTCTTTAATCTTACGTCTTGCGTCTAACTGCTACTCGACCGGTGCTACGGGTTGAGGACCAGCCACCCACAGGTCAATCAACTGACCCGTTCTGATCATAGCGCCTTCGCCGGATATAGGACGTTGTTTCAATACGGTACCGTTTGCTTCTCCGTTGGGAGCCGCCATGTAAATAACCGTTCCTAGTTGCAAGTTCTGGCCGGTAATCAGGATAGTAGCCTCATCCAATGGCATGCCCAACAAGTCTGGCACCTCCAGTTCTTCGTTGCCGAGGCCGTTGCCTACTTCCAGGTCTACGCGCGAGCCTTTGGCTACCGGTTCGCCGGGCTTGATTTCACGTCCGTTCACAAACTGCTTCAAGACCGCATTTTCTGCCAAGTCTGGTACGTATTTAATTTCGCCCAGGAGCAGGTCGTAGCTTTTCAGGATCATCTCCGCGTTCTTCACCGAGCCGTCAATCAGCTTCGGCATTTTAATGAGCGGCGGGTTCTTCATGTTGATGCTGATGTAAATCTTGCGTCCTGACTTCACCTTCTCACCCGGCTTGGGGTCTTGGGTCACCACTGAGAACGGGGCAACGCCCTGCTGGTAGGTAGAGTCGCTCACGAAGTAACGCAGGTCTTTATCACCCAGGAAATCTTCTAGCTCGTCAACGGTCATGCCCGTGATTTTAGGCACGGTGATGGTGTCGCCGTGGTTGGTGGTGCTAGGCAGGTACACAAAGAAAAACAAGAACAATAGCAACAACACCAACACCATCATAATGAACAGGTGCTTCACTAAATCACCCGCGGTCTGGGCTTTGAGGAAATTAGCCATCTAAGAGATTACTTTTTTGGTTCGCTCCATGCCAAACTGCAGGATGCGGTCGATGAAATCATAAGGTTTATAGCCGTTGATAGCGGTCTGGTGGAAGATGCACGTAGCGGGCGTCATACCCGGCAGGGAGTTGACCTCAATGATGATGGTCTCCACGCTGTTGTCTGGGTGCACGCGCACAAAGGCATCTATCCGGGCGTAGCCTTCAATCCGAAGAATCTCGGCTACCCGCTTCAAATCCTGTTTCACCTGGTCAGAAATACGCTGACGCTCTTTCTGGTCTCTGGCATAACGCGCCGGGGTGATGTTTTGACCTTCGCCGGCCAGGAATTTTTCTTCCAGGCTCAACACCTCCCCTTCGGCCAGTGCCTCAGAGGCTTCAAATACCTCATACTGCACGCGTCCGTCTGGGCCGTAGCTGGTCAGCAAACCACCCGTAATTTCCAAGAAATGCTTCGCGCCTTCTCTTGAAATTAAGTTCTCAATCAGGAAATAGCCTTTCATAGGAACCTCTTCCTTGAAGCTCAGATTCAACACCCGCGCCGGGCTTTCTGGTATCTCCACGTTGCTTCTGAAGATGAGCTCCGCGAAGGCTTCCAGCTCTTCTCTGGTCTTGATTTTCTTCACCGCCGATGAACAGCCGTCATCTGCCGGCTTGGCAATGAATGGATACCTGAAGCTTTGCTCAATCTGGTTGAAGAATGCTCCTTGGTTTTCCTGGTAATCTTTCTTGAAGGCCAACATGTGGTCAGCCACCGGCACGCCGTTCTGACGAAGAATCTTGTTGGTTTCAAATTTATTGATGGTCACCTGGCTAGACTGAATTCCCGACCCATTATATGGGATATGGAATTTCTCCAGCTCAGACTGCAACACGCCATCCTCGCCAGGTCTGCCGTGCAGGGCAATGAACACCGCGTCTACCAGACCGGCCAATTGCTCATAGGTCAGGCGCTGGGGTTTCTTTAAGGTATTGCCAGCATACAGGCTGGTGATGCTGGATGCTGACTCAGCAATCTGGGCCAAAACCTGGTGTGCAGGAACGCCTGCCTCAGAGGCATCAATCTTTTCCTTAATGTCATCGGCATTGTCCTTCAACATGATGTTGATAGGAATCTGGTACAACTGGTGCGTCTGGTCATCGCCCATCAAGAAAATGGGAATGGGCTCATATTTGGTAGACGAAGACAGCTTCTCATAGATGTTACGACCACTCTCTACAGAGATATGACGCTCACTAGAGTAACCACCCATAATCACGCCCACGCGCAGTTTGTCATGGCGGTGCGCGCGCTCATCATGCATTTGCTTCTCCAAACCTTGCAACGTACGCGTCAAGGCGGCCGTATTTTTACCCGACTTGATGCGTTCTGCCAAAGACGTTCTGATAATGTAAGTCAGGAACTGAGAAGGGTTCAAGCCAATCTCGGCGGCCTGGTGGAAGAAGAACGAAGACGGCAACATACCCGAGGTGGTGTTGGGGTCGTTCAGGAAAATCTCACCAGTTTCTGTGATGAAGCCGTCCAGACGCGCATAGACGTTAAAGCCTAGGCTGGTGTAGAGGCGCTCGCATTGCTGGCGTATTTCCTGTATCTGCTCGGTGGGCAGGTCAATAGGTGTAATCTTCCGGCTTAGGCCCGGCAGGTATTTAGAACGGTAGTCAAACACCTCTCCGCCTTTTCTAATCTCAGTGGGCGGAAGCGCGATAGGATCACCGGTTTGGTCTTGCACGACTATGCAGGAGAACTCACGACCGTTGATGAAGGCCTCAATGAGCACCTGCGTCTCGCTCTCCACGTTGGTGAGGGTAAGCGATTCTGGGCCGTTTTCTGTAAAATAGCCCGAAAGCAGGCTAAGCAGTTCCTCAGGCGCATAGATGAGTTCACCCGTTTCGGTTTGCACCGGCAGGCCTATGCCCTCTCTAATATCTGTAAGCGTTTTCACGAAGTTCAGTTGCTGGGCCTCAGACTTGCTCAGCCAATCCTGTTTCTGGATGGTGAGCGAGAACAAGCTACGCGCAATGGCTTCTTCAAACAATTGCAGGTTTTTCTCTTTGATGATGGACACGC
The nucleotide sequence above comes from Nibribacter ruber. Encoded proteins:
- a CDS encoding toxin-antitoxin system YwqK family antitoxin, translating into MKVLTKILFAFLLTTALGACGNERKQGASKETIVRYPSGAVKTKTQLLDGVSLYKMTEFYENGKLHGVQYTKDGKRDSTFLELQENGDTIMVASARNDEPHGEVIEYFPNGKRHKVMHYADGVANGMVERYFENGQKEFELNHKNGKFHGIMKVYNQDGSLKEERLYENHVEIWRKDAKGLRINPKINTSHLSPLVK
- a CDS encoding site-2 protease family protein encodes the protein MKGKVVLQVLLFLLTLVTTTLAGAEWQTGKLFFFDAQGGFSWGGDFTRAQLLQGLAFSLPFLGVLTVHEFGHYFTARYYKVNVTLPYYIPLWLGITASIGTMGAFIKIKDRIFSRKEFFDIGIAGPLAGFAVALPLLWYGFTHLPPAEHIYSIHPKYLLYGNHYADYVYQQGGNLFLGRNLLFLFFERFVADPALLPNRYELMHYPFLFAGFLSLFFTALNLLPIGQLDGGHIMYGLLGYERFNRLSPILFALFIFYAGLGLIPAEIPLQESYWMWGGYLVYLVIVFKPLFPQLKQSLFLVAGVFLGHVTMAFFFPGVQGYNGWLVFGLILARFMGVFHPPCPDERPLSNSRKWLGWLALVVLILCFSPAPFIID
- a CDS encoding D-alanine--D-alanine ligase family protein; its protein translation is MKIGIIFGGPSREREISFAGGRTVYDNLDKSLFEAVPVFADSLGNFILLDWNFIYKGTIRDFYPPVEVVPATEHGLQMYLESLGQLSEEEINDIANRVGQRIHPHQFKELFDFAFLTLHGPYGEDGSIQGLLEWYGIPYSGSGILPSAIGIDKIAQKALLKQHGFATPDYRILSQTEWHATQDKGALLDSLVADLGLPLVMKAPHQGSSIGVSIIKEKNLQLFEEAIARSLFSLTIQKQDWLSKSEAQQLNFVKTLTDIREGIGLPVQTETGELIYAPEELLSLLSGYFTENGPESLTLTNVESETQVLIEAFINGREFSCIVVQDQTGDPIALPPTEIRKGGEVFDYRSKYLPGLSRKITPIDLPTEQIQEIRQQCERLYTSLGFNVYARLDGFITETGEIFLNDPNTTSGMLPSSFFFHQAAEIGLNPSQFLTYIIRTSLAERIKSGKNTAALTRTLQGLEKQMHDERAHRHDKLRVGVIMGGYSSERHISVESGRNIYEKLSSSTKYEPIPIFLMGDDQTHQLYQIPINIMLKDNADDIKEKIDASEAGVPAHQVLAQIAESASSITSLYAGNTLKKPQRLTYEQLAGLVDAVFIALHGRPGEDGVLQSELEKFHIPYNGSGIQSSQVTINKFETNKILRQNGVPVADHMLAFKKDYQENQGAFFNQIEQSFRYPFIAKPADDGCSSAVKKIKTREELEAFAELIFRSNVEIPESPARVLNLSFKEEVPMKGYFLIENLISREGAKHFLEITGGLLTSYGPDGRVQYEVFEASEALAEGEVLSLEEKFLAGEGQNITPARYARDQKERQRISDQVKQDLKRVAEILRIEGYARIDAFVRVHPDNSVETIIIEVNSLPGMTPATCIFHQTAINGYKPYDFIDRILQFGMERTKKVIS
- a CDS encoding HAD family hydrolase: MDFSSIKNIIFDLGGVIINLDYAKSTDALRAYSKANDQVAFSQKAQSELFDQYEMGQISSNEFRQMLRKEYDLEATDAQIDEAWNAMLLDIPAERIELLRELGKQYKLYLLSNTNAIHMLAFNEIIAQSFQIPNLDSLFDQVYYSHLVGKRKPDAAVFEQILAENGLKREETLFIDDSIQHIESAHKLGIQTLHLAPPLTINQALTEALPAHEG
- a CDS encoding rhodanese-like domain-containing protein; translation: MIVTDITAAELKQRLANNETPILLDVREPWEHEEQSIAGSQLIPLGTLPERIADLEEYKDQEILIHCRSGARSATAQAILKQQGFTNVRNVLGGIIAFNEAK
- a CDS encoding PASTA domain-containing protein, with the translated sequence MANFLKAQTAGDLVKHLFIMMVLVLLLLFLFFFVYLPSTTNHGDTITVPKITGMTVDELEDFLGDKDLRYFVSDSTYQQGVAPFSVVTQDPKPGEKVKSGRKIYISINMKNPPLIKMPKLIDGSVKNAEMILKSYDLLLGEIKYVPDLAENAVLKQFVNGREIKPGEPVAKGSRVDLEVGNGLGNEELEVPDLLGMPLDEATILITGQNLQLGTVIYMAAPNGEANGTVLKQRPISGEGAMIRTGQLIDLWVAGPQPVAPVE
- a CDS encoding T9SS type A sorting domain-containing protein, with product MRKGLMLVVILGLGWQTQAQLLTPLTHQSPPANFSKKGTTTPQTLASGDTLSLPFFDDFSKAEGAPDPTRWVNRGGITVTNRYAKNAPTIFAATFDGLKANGQPYGGINAVGPTDTLTSKPLYLGKLAPKDSLYLSFYWQAGGLLDAPNFSSGTQFSLQLEFKQANGTWTTVWTQRGTGRSTDFAPVMQAIKEPAYFFDGFQFRWVSSGNQAAIRDVWHLDYVQLDKDRRQGILNNLDVAITQPIASLLRRYTAMPIWQFLVNPEGETRTEVGTSIRNFSSLPAAISWRGFTQNLTTLAVDTFLKASAPINAEASLSIQGMPNSSFLSSQSLPYSLQTTFFLITKEPNTLTLTNDTITRETHLQDFYAYDDGTAEAGFSFPSSSAVQVAYQFELSKPDRLDAVRFFFTGNNVPGTALSLRVWKDVNGKPAEQPFYEQSFTIPAATELNQWLEIDLKQQQLVNGRFYVGYRQPNGSTFVNVGFDLNENADGKIFYTNGTTSWESLTGFNGALLMRPVVSGTITSSFEEAELVSNSWVYPNPSKGQLTFTQNFDRVEVYSLTGQKLLVLERVSQGQPITVQGLRNGVYLLKGYYKDKVKTTKLILQL